A genomic stretch from Marinobacter fonticola includes:
- the tssG gene encoding type VI secretion system baseplate subunit TssG yields MDVTDRAAAPDVVGLQPVLGNARRYNFFQLVDLIHRLHGDDLERSTDDAPHYERIRFSSTASLGFPGSDVLSAGLPEHEYAPYQMEVSFLGLHGSQSPLPGYYLEDLAWEYGQGTGIRRYFLDFFNHRLVTLFHRVWRKYRYYVRFQPGASDAFSEHIFSLVGLGDGDLRGDTPINWSKMLAYAGLMAGRSRSPEVVSGIVAHCFDLPDVEIEPWVLRKVDIPADQQTCLGKANGRLGQETLLGSRIRDRSGKFILRLKNLSRARFADFLPNGQEHQSLVKLVEFTMREQLAYDLELVIRPEDVEPMQLGKDVRLGWTTFVNPTPGEPQQAVRIQIRR; encoded by the coding sequence GCCTGCAACCCGTTCTTGGGAATGCACGCCGCTACAACTTTTTTCAGCTGGTGGACCTGATCCATCGCCTGCACGGGGACGACCTCGAGCGGTCGACGGACGATGCGCCGCACTACGAGCGTATCCGATTCTCGTCGACCGCCAGTTTGGGTTTTCCGGGTAGCGACGTGCTATCTGCGGGTCTGCCGGAGCACGAATACGCGCCGTACCAGATGGAAGTCAGCTTCCTGGGATTGCACGGCTCCCAGTCGCCGCTGCCGGGCTACTACTTGGAAGATCTGGCCTGGGAATACGGACAGGGCACTGGTATTCGCCGCTATTTCCTCGACTTCTTTAATCACCGGCTGGTGACCCTGTTCCACCGCGTGTGGCGCAAGTACCGCTATTACGTGCGCTTCCAGCCGGGCGCCAGCGACGCCTTTTCCGAGCACATCTTCTCGTTGGTCGGTCTGGGCGATGGCGACCTGCGCGGCGATACGCCGATCAATTGGTCGAAGATGCTGGCCTACGCCGGTTTGATGGCTGGCCGCAGCCGGTCGCCGGAAGTGGTCAGTGGCATCGTCGCTCACTGTTTCGATCTCCCGGATGTGGAAATCGAGCCCTGGGTGTTGCGCAAGGTCGATATACCGGCGGACCAGCAGACCTGCCTCGGTAAGGCCAACGGCCGATTGGGTCAGGAAACATTGCTGGGTTCGCGCATCCGCGACCGTAGCGGCAAGTTCATCCTGCGTCTGAAGAATCTGTCCCGCGCTCGATTCGCCGATTTCCTGCCCAATGGCCAGGAGCACCAGAGTCTGGTCAAGCTGGTGGAGTTCACCATGCGCGAACAGTTGGCGTATGACCTGGAGCTGGTGATCCGGCCCGAAGATGTCGAACCCATGCAATTGGGTAAGGACGTACGCCTGGGCTGGACCACCTTCGTTAACCCGACACCGGGCGAGCCGCAGCAGGCCGTCCGCATTCAGATCCGACGGTGA
- the tssK gene encoding type VI secretion system baseplate subunit TssK produces the protein MAAHNRVVWSDGLFIKPQHFQQQQRYLEHQINERALAVSDYLYGFSELQLNDEYLSFGRIGLVRASGLFPDGTRFSLPAEDAMPEPLEITDASVANQVVYLALPLGTDSLAEVEWPESGVSARFTAQPAEVRDLHSIDGDAHAIDIAKVNPRLMLEREDRSAYAALAIGRILEKRPDGSLVMDPSFMPTMLSVRAAPKLQRFVGEMAGLMRERAKNIAERVGSPNQGGVADVSDFMLLQMLNRAHPRFMHLARLRQLHPERLYEALLELCGELVTFTDESRLPQEHAAYDHDLPEDSFSPLMQVLRQSLSTVLEPRAMAIQLQQRQYGLTVAPIQDNQLVGQAEFILAVRADMPTDDLRKQFVQQCKVASVEKIRDLISLQLPGIPLMPLPVAPRQLPYHAGFTYFQLDARSQAWQMLENGSGFAFHVAGDFPGIEMQFWAIRS, from the coding sequence ATGGCGGCACATAATCGCGTAGTGTGGAGTGACGGCCTGTTTATCAAGCCGCAGCACTTTCAGCAGCAGCAACGCTATCTCGAGCATCAGATCAACGAGCGGGCGCTGGCGGTATCGGATTACCTCTATGGCTTCAGCGAGCTGCAGCTCAACGACGAATACCTGAGTTTTGGCCGTATCGGTCTGGTGCGGGCGTCGGGCCTGTTTCCGGATGGCACCCGCTTCAGCTTGCCGGCCGAAGACGCCATGCCCGAGCCACTGGAAATCACCGACGCCTCCGTGGCCAACCAAGTGGTTTATCTGGCTTTACCGCTGGGTACGGACAGCCTGGCGGAAGTGGAGTGGCCCGAGTCCGGGGTTTCCGCCCGCTTCACGGCGCAGCCGGCGGAAGTGCGCGATCTGCACTCGATTGATGGCGATGCCCATGCCATCGACATCGCCAAGGTAAACCCGCGTCTGATGCTGGAGCGCGAGGATCGCAGTGCCTATGCCGCACTGGCGATCGGGCGCATTCTCGAAAAGCGTCCGGATGGCAGCCTGGTGATGGACCCGAGCTTCATGCCCACCATGCTGAGCGTGCGCGCAGCGCCCAAGTTGCAGCGCTTCGTTGGTGAAATGGCTGGACTGATGCGTGAACGGGCAAAGAACATCGCCGAACGTGTTGGCTCGCCCAACCAAGGCGGCGTGGCGGACGTGTCTGATTTCATGCTGTTGCAGATGCTCAACCGGGCTCACCCGCGCTTTATGCATCTGGCGCGCCTGCGCCAACTGCACCCCGAACGGCTGTATGAAGCCCTGCTGGAACTGTGTGGCGAGCTGGTGACCTTCACCGACGAGAGCCGGCTACCGCAGGAACACGCGGCGTACGATCACGATCTGCCGGAAGATTCCTTCAGCCCCTTGATGCAGGTACTGCGCCAGTCCCTAAGTACCGTGCTCGAGCCACGTGCCATGGCGATCCAGTTGCAGCAGCGCCAGTACGGTCTCACGGTGGCTCCGATCCAGGACAATCAACTGGTGGGGCAGGCGGAATTTATCCTGGCAGTACGCGCCGATATGCCCACCGACGACCTGCGCAAGCAGTTTGTCCAGCAATGCAAGGTAGCGTCGGTGGAGAAGATTCGCGACCTCATCAGCTTGCAGCTACCGGGCATTCCGCTGATGCCATTGCCGGTCGCGCCGCGCCAGTTGCCGTACCACGCCGGCTTTACCTACTTCCAGCTCGACGCCCGCAGCCAGGCGTGGCAGATGCTGGAAAACGGCAGTGGCTTCGCATTCCACGTGGCGGGGGATTTCCCCGGTATCGAAATGCAGTTCTGGGCCATCAGGAGCTAG
- the tssH gene encoding type VI secretion system ATPase TssH: MLRVELPALIGRLNEICREGLEASAALCIARQGAEITPAHLLFKLLETPYSDIRLMLDQAGIDHLALQPIIGQSLEGGPQTAEAYPSFSPLLIELIQDAWLLASTELDHRELRSGALFLALLLNADRYLMPQVSRALAGLNREHLKRQFVTVTRGSIEWPVEASEPSQGARGAVAVDDSLLSRYATDFTQRAREDGFDPVLCRDAEIDQMIDILCRRRKNNPIVVGDAGVGKSAVVEGLALRIVAGDVPDRLKEVELWALDLGALQAGASVKGEFEKRLKGVIEAVKESPTPIILFIDEAHTLIGAGNNEGGSDAANLLKPALARGELCTIAATTWREYKKYFEKDPALSRRFQPVALGEPTTGQAVHILRGLRPVYEKAHQVLIDDSALKSAAELSARYLAGRQLPDKAIDVLDTAAARVSLNLSTPPRRLSHVRSELHQLQMEQDLLNRQAHLGQSADPERRDRVRDNVESLQAEAEQLQERWEAQRQLVSQLVDVREQLLTPESNAVDHDDLRDQAAALQQELNQLQADEPLVHALVDTRQVAEVIADWTGIPVNRMTADELQKITHLPDHLEAHIKGQDPAIKALHQHLLTARADLRRPGRPTGAFLLVGPSGVGKTETVVQLADLLYGGRQFLTTINMSEYQEKHTVSRLIGSPPGYVGFGEGGILTEAIRQKPYSVVLLDEVEKAHPEVLNLFYQAFDKGELADGEGRVINCQNVVFFLTSNLGYETIVDHAEREGGLDTEALDEALYPVLADFFKPALLARMEVVPYLPLGEDTLNRIVGDKLARLADQIRERYRTEVVMEEGLVEAIRSRATRSENGARMLESIIEGELLPPVSLALLEKLAAREAVNEVRLGLEDGRFTGAVS, encoded by the coding sequence ATGCTTCGGGTCGAACTACCGGCGCTCATCGGGCGCCTCAATGAAATCTGCCGCGAGGGGCTGGAAGCCTCGGCGGCACTGTGTATCGCCCGTCAGGGCGCCGAAATCACGCCGGCACATTTACTGTTCAAACTGCTGGAAACGCCGTATTCCGATATCCGCCTGATGTTGGATCAGGCCGGTATCGATCACCTGGCCTTGCAGCCGATCATCGGCCAGAGCCTGGAAGGGGGCCCGCAAACGGCGGAGGCCTATCCGTCGTTCTCGCCGCTGCTGATCGAGCTGATCCAGGACGCCTGGCTGCTCGCGTCGACCGAACTGGACCATCGTGAGCTGCGTTCCGGTGCCCTCTTCCTGGCGCTGCTGCTCAATGCCGACCGCTACCTGATGCCGCAAGTCAGCCGGGCACTGGCGGGTCTGAATCGGGAGCATTTGAAGCGGCAGTTTGTCACCGTGACTCGCGGTTCCATCGAATGGCCGGTCGAAGCCAGCGAACCAAGCCAGGGCGCAAGGGGGGCGGTAGCCGTCGATGACTCCCTGCTCAGCCGCTATGCCACCGATTTTACCCAGCGCGCGCGGGAAGACGGCTTCGATCCGGTGCTGTGCCGGGACGCGGAAATCGACCAGATGATCGATATCCTCTGCCGCCGCCGCAAGAATAACCCGATTGTCGTCGGCGATGCCGGTGTGGGTAAAAGTGCCGTTGTCGAGGGTCTTGCGCTGCGTATTGTCGCCGGCGACGTGCCTGACCGATTGAAAGAAGTCGAGCTGTGGGCACTGGATTTGGGCGCGTTGCAGGCCGGTGCTTCCGTGAAAGGCGAATTCGAGAAGCGCCTGAAGGGCGTCATCGAGGCGGTGAAAGAGTCCCCTACGCCGATCATTCTGTTCATCGACGAAGCCCATACCCTGATCGGCGCGGGCAACAACGAAGGCGGTTCCGATGCGGCTAACCTGCTCAAGCCAGCCCTGGCGCGGGGCGAACTCTGCACCATCGCCGCCACGACCTGGCGCGAGTACAAGAAGTACTTCGAGAAGGACCCTGCCCTGAGCCGGCGTTTTCAGCCGGTCGCCTTGGGCGAGCCTACCACCGGACAGGCGGTACACATCCTGCGCGGCCTGCGTCCGGTCTACGAGAAAGCCCATCAGGTGCTGATCGACGATTCCGCCCTTAAATCCGCCGCCGAGCTTTCTGCCCGTTACCTGGCAGGTCGTCAACTGCCCGACAAAGCCATCGACGTGCTGGATACCGCCGCCGCCCGCGTCAGCCTCAATCTGAGCACACCGCCGCGTCGGCTGAGCCATGTGCGTAGCGAGCTACATCAGTTGCAGATGGAGCAGGACTTGCTCAACCGTCAGGCGCATTTGGGGCAGTCCGCCGATCCGGAGCGCCGCGACCGTGTCCGCGACAACGTGGAGTCGCTACAGGCCGAAGCCGAGCAATTGCAGGAGCGTTGGGAAGCCCAGCGCCAGTTGGTGTCTCAACTGGTTGATGTGCGCGAGCAATTACTGACTCCGGAAAGCAACGCGGTCGATCACGATGATTTGCGTGACCAGGCTGCGGCTTTGCAACAGGAACTGAACCAGCTTCAAGCCGACGAGCCGCTGGTGCATGCCCTGGTCGACACCCGCCAGGTGGCGGAAGTCATCGCCGACTGGACCGGCATTCCCGTGAACCGCATGACCGCCGATGAACTGCAGAAAATCACGCACCTGCCGGACCACCTGGAAGCACACATCAAGGGCCAGGACCCGGCGATCAAGGCATTGCATCAGCATTTGCTGACCGCCCGTGCCGATCTGCGCCGTCCCGGCCGTCCGACGGGCGCGTTCCTGCTGGTTGGCCCGAGCGGCGTGGGCAAGACCGAAACCGTGGTCCAGCTGGCGGATCTGCTCTACGGCGGCCGTCAGTTCCTGACCACTATCAATATGTCCGAGTACCAGGAGAAGCACACGGTGTCGCGCCTGATCGGTTCGCCGCCGGGCTATGTCGGTTTCGGCGAGGGCGGCATCCTGACCGAGGCGATTCGTCAGAAACCCTATTCTGTCGTGTTGCTGGACGAAGTGGAAAAGGCGCATCCGGAAGTGCTCAACCTGTTCTACCAGGCGTTCGACAAGGGCGAACTGGCGGACGGTGAAGGCCGGGTAATCAACTGCCAGAACGTGGTGTTTTTCCTCACTTCCAACCTGGGTTACGAGACCATTGTCGACCATGCCGAACGCGAAGGCGGGTTGGACACCGAGGCGTTGGACGAGGCCCTCTACCCGGTGCTGGCGGACTTCTTCAAGCCGGCTCTGCTGGCGCGTATGGAAGTGGTGCCTTACCTGCCGTTGGGTGAGGACACCCTGAATCGCATCGTCGGCGACAAGCTGGCCCGCCTGGCCGACCAAATCCGCGAACGCTACCGCACCGAGGTGGTGATGGAAGAGGGACTCGTAGAGGCCATTCGCAGCCGGGCCACACGTAGCGAGAACGGCGCGCGCATGCTGGAGTCGATTATCGAGGGCGAACTGCTGCCGCCGGTGTCGCTGGCGCTGCTGGAAAAACTGGCCGCCAGGGAGGCGGTTAACGAAGTGCGCCTGGGATTGGAAGACGGACGTTTCACCGGGGCAGTCAGTTAA
- the tagH gene encoding type VI secretion system-associated FHA domain protein TagH has product MDANQTRLRLTISNPREVGSGADISCDFGTNGGSIGSATSDTWRLSPHRTGVVSGHAEVRWIDGQFCLIDRSGRTYINSASLPVGRGRRARLVAGDKLRLGKYEVQADLVKGAVPVAASMEGEVDDPSLVNTPEGVLHQYDGDQPRQADPLDHLDPAPSEREQRDPMAGFSYQDRETVAEELRPELLSDDPAWHGSAPQASDPYMDERERALRLPVINGGKRNMDEVRTEYSQQAPNARDSRHNRHNDSEQSRKHISGAPLLRGMETDLRFSDSDDMRLFLEEAGQTLHATIQGLLELHQHEDSRHRALRTRLQPIEDNPLRLGQDYDSTMQTLFAAERSPVHLSAPAAVTESLTGLRHHQQASQAAISEALSAILHAFSPENLLRRFHGYRRGLQTDESEPAWAWEMYKHYYEELRSSRQRGFERLFEEVFEQAYDHHLRQLQRESTL; this is encoded by the coding sequence ATGGACGCAAACCAGACACGGCTCAGATTGACCATCAGTAACCCCCGGGAAGTGGGCAGCGGCGCCGACATTTCCTGTGATTTCGGCACTAATGGCGGCTCGATCGGGTCAGCGACCAGCGACACCTGGCGTTTGTCGCCACACCGCACCGGCGTGGTCTCCGGCCATGCGGAAGTCCGCTGGATCGACGGGCAGTTCTGCCTCATCGACCGCTCCGGGCGCACTTACATCAACAGCGCCAGCCTGCCGGTGGGCCGCGGTCGTCGCGCGCGCCTGGTGGCTGGCGACAAGCTGCGCCTGGGTAAGTACGAAGTGCAGGCGGATCTGGTCAAGGGAGCCGTTCCCGTGGCGGCTTCAATGGAGGGGGAGGTCGACGATCCTTCCTTGGTGAACACGCCAGAAGGGGTGCTGCACCAGTACGACGGCGACCAGCCGCGCCAGGCCGATCCCCTGGACCATTTGGACCCGGCGCCGAGCGAACGGGAACAACGCGATCCGATGGCAGGTTTCAGCTATCAGGATCGGGAGACGGTGGCTGAAGAACTGCGCCCGGAACTGCTAAGCGACGATCCTGCCTGGCACGGCAGCGCGCCGCAAGCCAGCGACCCCTATATGGACGAGCGGGAACGGGCCTTGCGCCTGCCCGTGATTAACGGAGGAAAGCGGAACATGGATGAAGTCCGCACGGAGTATTCCCAACAGGCGCCTAATGCCCGTGATAGCCGTCATAACCGGCATAACGACAGCGAGCAAAGCCGCAAACACATCAGCGGTGCGCCCTTGCTGAGGGGTATGGAGACTGACCTGCGTTTCAGCGACAGCGACGATATGCGCCTGTTCCTGGAAGAGGCCGGCCAGACTTTGCACGCCACTATTCAAGGGCTTTTGGAACTGCACCAGCACGAAGACAGCCGCCATCGTGCGCTACGCACCCGGCTGCAGCCCATCGAGGACAACCCACTGCGTTTGGGCCAGGACTACGACAGCACCATGCAGACCCTGTTCGCCGCCGAGCGCAGCCCGGTGCATCTTTCCGCGCCAGCGGCCGTCACCGAAAGCCTGACCGGGTTGCGCCACCACCAGCAAGCCAGCCAGGCCGCCATCAGCGAAGCCCTGAGCGCCATCCTGCACGCGTTTTCGCCGGAAAATTTGCTGCGCCGTTTCCACGGTTACCGGCGGGGTCTGCAGACCGACGAAAGCGAGCCGGCCTGGGCCTGGGAAATGTACAAGCACTACTACGAAGAACTCAGGTCCAGCCGTCAGCGGGGATTTGAGCGTCTGTTCGAGGAGGTCTTCGAGCAGGCCTACGATCATCATCTGAGACAGCTACAAAGGGAGTCGACGCTGTGA
- the icmH gene encoding type IVB secretion system protein IcmH/DotU, producing the protein MDDASVMDAPQQDTFGKLLFDDAADLNTTADETFRLRGYEHNRLVDAATPLLGLVIRVRRLADFNRVPELYQQVVDEVTDIDRELIEQGYERPTVVAYRYVLCAFIDEAVLGTEWGAHSVWSQQSLLSRFHNETWGGEKVFAILSRMEQEPERYRDMLEFIYLALCLGFEGRYKVLENGRDEYERIIAGLYRQIADLRDGEPPESLGNALEHVTPARNRFRNGLPLWGIFGLFVGAMATVYTLYSIALDERIKDVLGVLAQLPK; encoded by the coding sequence ATGGACGACGCAAGCGTCATGGATGCGCCGCAACAGGATACTTTCGGCAAGCTGCTGTTTGACGATGCGGCCGACTTGAATACCACCGCCGACGAGACGTTCCGTCTGCGCGGTTATGAGCACAACCGCCTGGTGGATGCCGCCACTCCGCTGCTGGGGCTGGTGATTCGCGTACGCCGGCTGGCGGACTTCAACCGTGTGCCGGAGCTGTACCAGCAAGTGGTCGACGAAGTCACCGATATCGACCGTGAGTTGATCGAGCAGGGCTATGAGCGGCCCACCGTAGTGGCCTACCGCTACGTGCTCTGTGCCTTCATCGACGAGGCGGTGCTAGGCACCGAATGGGGCGCGCACAGTGTCTGGTCCCAGCAGTCATTGCTGTCTCGCTTTCATAACGAGACCTGGGGCGGCGAGAAGGTCTTCGCCATCCTCTCGCGCATGGAACAGGAGCCCGAGCGCTACCGGGACATGCTGGAGTTCATCTACCTGGCCCTGTGCCTGGGGTTCGAAGGCCGCTACAAGGTGTTGGAAAACGGCCGCGATGAGTACGAGCGCATCATTGCCGGCCTCTACCGCCAGATTGCCGACCTGCGTGACGGCGAGCCGCCGGAGAGCCTGGGCAATGCGCTCGAGCATGTCACCCCGGCGCGCAATCGTTTCCGTAATGGCCTACCCCTGTGGGGCATCTTCGGGCTGTTCGTCGGCGCCATGGCCACTGTTTACACCCTCTACAGTATTGCATTGGATGAGCGCATCAAGGACGTGCTCGGCGTGCTGGCGCAACTGCCGAAGTAG
- the tssJ gene encoding type VI secretion system lipoprotein TssJ has translation MKMSKWILLCVAIGLAGCSTPYKAVTKTAKVLWDPDIPVGEPEDLPSRVDLTMLAEPNVNPNEAMQPTPINFQIIEMEDSSMIMAADFDQLLTDLEDSLGNNYIDHADYTMLPGQFKFIEPFEIDSDTRYIGVIAFYAYPNQSQWKKVVKVDPIGGDFHILVNLRERDVIMQKAED, from the coding sequence GTGAAAATGAGCAAATGGATATTGCTGTGTGTTGCCATAGGCCTGGCCGGCTGCAGCACACCCTACAAAGCCGTCACCAAGACCGCGAAAGTGCTCTGGGATCCCGATATTCCCGTCGGTGAGCCCGAAGACCTGCCCAGCCGCGTGGACCTGACCATGCTGGCGGAACCCAACGTGAACCCGAACGAGGCCATGCAGCCGACGCCGATCAACTTCCAGATTATCGAAATGGAAGACAGCTCCATGATCATGGCGGCGGATTTCGACCAGCTGCTGACCGACCTGGAGGATTCTTTGGGCAACAACTACATCGACCATGCCGATTACACGATGCTCCCCGGCCAGTTCAAGTTTATCGAGCCGTTCGAGATCGATTCCGACACCCGCTATATCGGTGTTATCGCCTTCTACGCCTATCCCAACCAGTCCCAGTGGAAGAAGGTCGTCAAGGTCGATCCTATCGGTGGGGACTTTCATATCCTGGTAAACCTGCGTGAACGCGATGTGATCATGCAGAAGGCGGAAGACTGA